AAGTGAAAATCAAGGCTTCTTTTCTTAGTTCCTTAAAAGTtgatgtttgtgtctttttttaggGGTTCGTACGGGTCAGGAACCAGAGACAATGCCCTTTAAAGCCCATTTAGACATTTTATGTGATGTTGGGCTATACAGataaacttgacttgaattGACTAAGAGATTCTAACCCCCAAAAATCGAGAAATTGAATTAACCCTGATAGCTTTTATTGTTAAAACTATCTTTAAAAAGCTACATTGCATTGCACTACACTGTCACGCCAATGTATTATTTTCTTAAGGATGACATTCACTGTTTATGGTTCTACTAAATGTTGTGTTCTTCTTAGAAACATACTATAtctgattatttattatatgtatatgtacaggAGAAGAGTCCATGTAGCAGCCCCATCCCCTCCTCAGCTGAGAACAGcttcagaggtcagaggtcacctcTATCACCCCGCTTTCCTCTGGTAGGTCAGACACATGCTTTTCCACTCCATCCCATTCAGCTTACATGAGGCCTGAGGCGTATCAGTGGCGTTCATTACGTTTATTGTTTCAGGTGATGTTGTATAAAGAGTTAGTCAGAGACTTTTAGTATCAcatgtgtcctgtgtgaaactgaaagtcaacgttgacttagttttaagttacataacgttACATACGTGACATGTAAGGCCTGTTACCTGGCCTTTAAGATCGTCTCATTGGAGCAGAGACTGACGAAGCTCGGCTCCGTCACCGAGTTCAACCAGGAGTGAGTTcacagagagagtcagagacacTACGCCTGGAAAACACGGAAAGACAAGcctgaaaaaagaaacttaatCAAACTGATTTGGAAGATGTTTTCCTAATTGTTGAAACACCTTAACTGCCAGACTTTCAGATTGTCACAACTTTAAAAGTAGCTGTAAATTCCCTAAATCTAGGTCTTACCCTCGTATCAGAGGGTAAGAACAAACGACCTATGTGGTTGTACGGTTTGGAGGACTTTGATTGTCTTGTCAGTCTCTTCCTCTCTAACCTTCAGCATCGGCACACACTTCATTCACATGTCCACATCATTCATCTGTTGCCCAGACAACCTTGTggcttgtgttgtttttttttgagaCAATTCCTTCTGCTGACAAACATGTAAGAGGACTGAAAATTGGTTTTATGGTCCTCAATAAGTGACTCACCAACTACCGTTAGCGAAcatgttgtctgtgtgtctgtgaagaGTTTTCCAGGTGAATTCAGTGATCTGGACGGAGCAGTGATACAGCGGAGgcaggagatggaggagagcagcagctCCGACTCCCAGACCCCCGACTACGAGAAGATAGCAGGTATCAGCAACCAACCAGTTAGCAGCAGCGTAGCAGTCACAGACTACAAATGATTAGCTCCTATTTTTTGATTATGCACAAGTATGACTCATGAAACGCATCTCTAGCTGTTCACAAACAGCTTTTACTAACTTAGCAAAATCGTGAACCCGTTTGAATTTCAGGAGcagaagaggttttcttccaacTTGTCCAGTATTTCCCTCCCATCTCCCTCGACCCTCCCTCCTCTCACTGTGTTTACATGACAGCTGTCCAGTGGTGATGTCCCAGTTCAAAGCTTCACTCTGTGAAGTGACTGTTTacttcctccccctcttttattttatcatattcATCACTGCACTGGGCATTGAGGGCTATTTATTACACCTGAGAAGAGagggatgagagagagggatgtAATGTAACACCTGGACACAATCCACTGTTAAATAatgagggaaaaaaggaaaagatggcCATCTGTCTTATTATGTGGTGGAGTTTATTTACCAGCTGCCCCTTGTAGCTCCTTGTAGGTGTTCCAGGGATTTCCAAACTGAGGATAACGATTAGATGACAATACCAAAACAAAGCCAGCCACTTCAGCAGGCTGAAACACCTGCTCAAAGTCAGGTTGAGCCCTGGTTTTCCAGGTGTATGTCTTCCTATTCACGTTGCTtcccctgcttcctgtctcttcAACGCTGCAGAGTTCCCCGTTCCTCAGTTTCTGGATGTGGTGAAGCGCACAGACAGTGCAGCTCCTCCTGAACGTCCAGACCAGCAGCACAAAGTGAGCATCCAGCATCAGAACCAGCAGAGCTCAGACAACAAGCAGCACGACGCACATCACGCTGGTACGAATGTTCGGCACAAGACAGTGTGAAGAAAAAGAATCAAAACTGGACTTACAAAGTTTTTATCCAACATCACTCCAAACTGTCTCATATTTCCTGATCTTACAGTCCACATAACACGCAGCATTTGCTGGCTGcagatgttttattattttgagatgATAAAGTAAATTTTCCTCCCTGATGAGACTGTTGATGTTATAACAACCCAGATTCTTTTTAACTTATCagtaaaagacacatttattttaatcttagatcaataaaaaatgtatgtcagTTTAActaattgagtatttttttctgttttcagtgtcGGAGCTGGTGATTGACAGCAGAACTCTGAAAGCAGTTTCTCTCAACACTCTGCTGTTCGTCTACCTGTTTCTGTGAGTTTActgccattcattcattcatttcttccaaaattaattcatttattcgATTCTCCCATTCATTTTAGTTCAGTTATTCAGTCTCTTAGTTCATCTGTCCATTTGATCAGTGAATTCATCATTTaatacacattcatacattcatttgtatattaatacatttattcatttcaccTATATATCAATTTTCATCACTCACTTATTCACTCTTTCATTTATGCACACCATAAATTCAGTGATTCATCATGCATTCATCTGTTCACTCGTTCATCTGTCACCtgtgtattcattcattcatttattcatgaaatcattcattaaaaattTTGCAAAACCAGTCCACAATGATCCACTaattcactaattaacacactcTTTTTGTCTTCTGAACTATTTTCACTCACACGTTCACTCTCTTCTCTCACATATCTATACTTTCTGCATCTTTTCATCCGTCaactgattgtgtgtgtgtgtgtgtgtgttttctcagcgTGTGTGTCCTGGtcttgtcttcctgttacctggcCTTTAAGATCGTCTCATTGGAGCAGAGACTGACGAAGCTCGGCTCCGTCACCGAGTTCAACCAGGAGTGAGTTcacagagagagtcagagacacTACGCCTGGAAAACACGGAAAGACAAGcctgaaaaaagaaacttaatCAAACTGATTTGGAAGATGTTTTCCTAATTGTTGAAACACCTTAACTGCCAGACTTTCAGATTGTCACAACTTTAAAAGTAGCTGCAAATTCCCTAAATCTAGGTCTCCCAAGGTTGGCGAGTATGAAACCAATTTGTCACTAAGACAAGATAAACTATTGAAACTATTGATCCTACACAGGGAAACTGAAGTGTCACAGCAACAAAAGGAAGAACATATGCGTAGTATAGATAAGATAGTTTATTATAGTATAGATAAGTAACGAGCCTCTGTAACTCAGTGCAATCGCTCACTCAGCATTTCTTTCAGTGCTCTTACTGAAAAGATGAAGGGCGTTCGTGGGGTTTACTTTCCATAAGACAAACCAGCTCCACTACAGCAGCTGCTATCAGAAATTTAAACCTTCGTGATTTTGACAAAGTTAAACAACTACTTTGTGAGCAtacaaaaaactacagctcccatgaaaacGCAGCAGCACGGGTACTTCCGCTCTCTTTTAAAGCTATTTTTTCAACTTTCTAGCTGTAAACTCTGCTGTCTAAAGACTTCTACAGTGTTCAGTCCTCTCTGCCCTGCTGTcattacagacatgtctgagCTAAATGAAACATTGAATTAACAACGATATTAGTTTGTAGAAAATGACCGCCCTTATCTAAACATATGAAGTGAGCCCCAGTACATACTGTTGAGAAAGACTCGGTTTCAGGgctggatttttagttatttgtgAGATTACAAATGTGAATGGGATTTTGAATGGTTTTCACACAGTGACACATTCAGTACAGTATTATAAATCAGATCCTGGTGACTGCAAAATACAGGATTAcagttttgctctttttttgatTCATTCTGGATGTTTACAGATATGTCTAAATCTTTTATTTAAtgatatttaatgttatttgaGGTTATTTATGTCCACCATTGTGTGGTTTTCCCAGAAATGACTTCCTGCGGGGGAGCGACGTGAACACAGAGCTTTTCTCTGAACTACTGACCATCAACCTGATGAAGCTGGAGAAGGTcggtcagtctgtctgtctgtgtcttacAGGTTGAATTTAAGATGGAGGAAAATCCTGTGAATTTGTTCCCATTAACATCACCAACTTCTAGCAATTCTTGTTAGTTTGTGAGTGATGTTTCgaaacatcagcagctgcttGGGAGGAGATTTGTGGATTTGTGGGAGGATGTCTTGAACAAAAAGACTTTTCAACCAGTTTACAAAAAACTATCACAGTGATTTAAGTTAACAACAGATCCATTTCTCCTCCAGTGTTCAGCTGCCCAAATCCATTCATTGTCCATAACCAAAGAACTGTTGGTTGGTGTTGACCATAGTCctattgttttttcatttgtctaTGTAAAAGTATTTATTGATTATCCAATTCTTGCATGGAGTTTGGAGCCGATGCAGCCAAAGTAACCTTCAGTTAACTCTGCCGCATaatgacttttttattttcaatttcagAAACGCAATTACTGCAAGTTAGACAGTGGGTAAACTTGTGTTAAGGATGTTTTCCCTTCCGCAGCATTCCTTCATCAGCATGTGAAACCACACATCGTGTCAGAAACAGAACTAGCTTCAGAACAAGTTTCCAGAGAGCAAAATGTAACCAGACCCTTGTTGCCGTTAATCAAACATTTATAGTCAGTGATCTTTTCATAAAGAAGCGTGGACGTCATCTGTAAGAAGAGCTCGTTTCTCATCCATCAGTCTGGACTTGGTGTGTctgagcaacattaacatttcagGCTGACACTCGTCTCcgtacaaacaaacagcagcagctgacatCCATGTTCatgatgaaaaatgtgaaaataaagtgCAGTTTCATCAGCAAAAATTAAAGGGTAAACGTAAGACAGTTGGGCAGTTGGGTAAAAATAAACCTCAGTGGGCAGAGACAAATAATAACAAGGAAGCTGGAGCACAAGTTAGCTAAAGGGAAAAGAAGAAGCAGACAAtggattaataaataaataataaagctaAAGAAAAGATTTTTATGTCATCATGGACatggcattaaaggaatagttcaacatttagaGAAATATGCTAATTAGCTTTCTTGTGAGTGAGAAGggaagattgatatcaatctcatgtctgtgtgttaagtacatgGTTAACTTAAAGTTCAAAAACACACCTACCAAcaccactaaagctcactaattaacacttgtatcttctttgtttaatatgtacataaacagaaataatgatTTTAGCTCCATGCTGGAACTacttcttgacaaacaacagccAGGCGCAGTGACTGTGCAGCttcctgaagtctggacatcacagtgaggttgccgcGTTTGgaccaaaacaaaaacctgtACTGAACCACTGTACCTGGCAACCCACGATATAGCCGGACATACAGCACAGAAGCGCTGGGCGGATGGATacactgttgtttgtcaagaaatagttccagcacctAACTCCTCCTAAAACCACAagctgtcattttttaaatttctgtttgtgtacagattcaACAGCAAGATACAACAAGTTAATTAGTAaagtttagaggtgctggcaggagTATTTTGAacattggacagagccaggctagctgtttccccctgtttccagtctttacgctaagctagGCTATGTGCCTCCCAGCTCCAGTGGTATGAGATTGTGTTGATCTCTTCATCTCAATTGCAGAAAGGAAGTAAATAAGTGTATTTACCAAAACGTTGAATTCATTCTTTAGAATGGTGGAAGGTCAGCAGgtgagctaactagcttacttaCAGAGCTATAGGCTACTAGGGCCAATTTGAACTTGGCAGGTTGCTAACCTAAATAACTTGCGATAGAtttactgtcatttttttttcagtaaataacATTATCTCATTCCCTTTGAGTTTATTCTAGAAAGCTCTGCAGACAGCGAAACGTGATTCAAAATTACAGGAGTAATACTAGTGGCTATGAACTATACATATTGACCGATAAAAACACTTCCTTTATTATCAGATATTATATTAATGTGGATTTGTGCATCATGTCATACTGCATAGTTACAATACCACACAATGTCTGTTCTTCCAGGTGCAGAAGAACCTGCAGAGACTGCTGGACGAAGCTGCCTGAATGTACTGGAAAGATGAAAGCGCTGTATACAGTtctgtaaatgtactgtaaatatatagtttattaTAGTACAACCTGACAATACTGTGATGTATTggaataacataaacaaacactgttaaCACTGTTAatgagtaacttaacaccaggctaACACTTCCCTCTCTGGTGGAAAGTCTGTttcacctgtaaccacacccaaagGCGATGTCATTGTATACTGACACACTTCTAcgtcactgcagcaaggtgagacgTTAAACCACTGCAGGTCAGCAGGAACAAGATTATCTTAAAACTCAACCTGTGATTAACATTTCATCGGCTGATTAGAAATCAAACCTTCTGGTAGAATTTTGCCTGCAATAGTATTGCATCTGCTGGATGAAAATGTGGTAGAAACAGTAGCATTTTAAAGGCTCTGACATTTCAAGTGATCAGTTTTGGTAGGCACTAACAGTActtcatatttttctctctgtggaaCAAAATCTATTTCCTCAGCGGCCGTTATTTTGTCACACTGAATTCATTCAGGCCGTCTGTTTACAGTAGCGTACATCTGAAGAGGTCAAGGCTGAGGTCCCAGTGCTGGATTTATCTTTTGACTTTTGCCCAGTTTGGCTGATCACATTAATGCTATCGGTCAACTGAGAtagcaaacacagaaatgtgtttacatgatgaCATTTTGGACTGAAAACCAGCTCTGGACTTCAACCCACACAGAGTCAGCTGGAACTGCTTTTGTCGATACTTCAAAACTGTTTTCCTCATGTTTAAGTCACGCTGCCTTAGAGCTGTACTTACTGTTTCTGATAGAACTGAAGACAGcataaaacatacagtgaaAGGTAGGGACACTATAGCCCTTTTCCACTTCTCGGATGTAACAACCTATAAGCTGTATTTCATGAATTTGTGTCAGGTAAAAAGTTCTTACCAGCATTTTAACTAACATTTCAGATGTCGGCCATTAAAAAGGCATCGTGGGACTGTGGAGTTGTAGTTGGTGCTGATACTGACTTTCTTTCACATTTACGTGAACATCAGATACAAGTTTATACATTGACAGAGAGTCCAGGTCCCGGCACACTGGTCGGTGGTCCAAATGCTGTCCAGCTGTTGTACCACTTTGTAGTTTTTCGTATTGCTCCACTGAGAGCATCGTGATcctttagttttctttttatattttcgCCTGGTTGTGTGTTGTATCTCCATTTCTGCAGTATGTCGCATTGTGATGTGACCTCACATCCCCTTGACCAATCACAATCAACAACACTTCTGAAACTACCTGGAACTTGCATTTAGTCACCTATCACCTCCTGAGCAGAGTCCAAATGTAGCTCCGGGAACTCGTCCACAGAGCGAGCAGAGAAcagtgaaaaatatgaaaaactacAGCAAACTTGGAAAAGAACAATGTAAAATTTGgctgttttttacatttaaaaagttgttcAGCAGCCAACTCTTCTTTGTTGTTCTTGAACACACTGTTAGTACATTCAATAAATTTGCTCTGCTTCCACCATATTGTTACTGTTCACCGCTATATAAGAGCGACCTTCATTTAAGTTAGTAAGTGTATTGTTTTTACGTGTTTATAGCATATTTCAAGTTATTCTGATggcagatgttttcatttgtagaaaaatgagacaatccTAGCAGCATGTACTGCCACAGTGTCATTCTTGGTACGATCACCGGATGGCGCTGTAAAGAATTTTCCAATCTTCCACAGTTGTTGTTCAGAACTTGTCCACTGGTTAAATGAATTGTATCAGTTGATGGACCAGCTGAACACTTCACATGCAGCTGTAACCATGTGTGTAAACATCATGAAGCTaattctgattcatttacttcTTGCCTCATACAGCAGACTGTTACAGAGATACGAATTAATGTGattctgtaaatataaaaattctACTCTAAACACAGATTTAATGATGTGATTATATTTTCCTCTGTTGGggaataaagttttattttgaaataaagttttatttttgctgttatgtttctgcatgtttttcttttcttttagttgtattgtatttgccacatgtgcatgcacaagTTGAAGTTGATCAGCCTCAGTTTGTGCTTATTGTATTAGCAGACATTTGGGTCACAGAGGTAACCATCAGTTTCTCTAAAAGATAATTAACCGGCAATGtttgaaaaatccagaaagTCGTTTAAAAACACTTACTGTTGTTCTGACTtttctaaccatctggatgaaaaaatattccgTCCACTGCccagtaaaaaacatttttaacctgTTTGCCGAGTTGCGACTGTTTTTCCTATCCAGCTAGCCAGCGAGTCAACTTTGGAAACAACCTGGGCCTAAGGAGCTACCGTACTTACCAGTTTCAGACATGCAAATACAGTTCATGTCAACATCTGTCGGGATTGGAAACTGGGAAACCTCGAGTGGGAATAATTTTCTGAAATCTCCAATATATCTGACTTGGTGGTTAATAATATGAACATGCcttaaaatgcaaacaaacatggacgcctcACTTCAGCCAAGTTCATGAGTTGTCCAATGACACGAATCTTTCCCATCCCAACTGGGAtgggacccaaatgcagacaatgcAGGCCGACAGCAACAGTGCAGGGGTTTACTGCAGAGGTGAACGTTGAAAAGCTTACAGGGAGGTAGGCAGACGGGTACAGGTTCCAGGGTAAGGGGTTCAGGTTGGAGGGTTCATAGGAGACAAGCAGACAAGCAGGCAGGAAGGCATTAGTTCAAAGTACAGGTAAGCAAGGACCAGGTACAGATGGCTGGCTCCAAAGGCCATGAGTAACATACAACAATACAACTTAAGACGATCTGACAGTGACCGCCACGACCGAGATTACTGACTTGCTCATCTGATCACTGTCATTGCTTATGTTCAAAGTtcagcatgcatgtgtgtgggggaggggggagggggagacgTGGATGATTTTGTCTTTACTGCAAAAGCTTTACTCACCATGGCGGTTCTTTGATTATGTCACCAACCTGAGGAAACCGGCAGGCAGATGAATCCATAAGAAGCGTGGTACAGGTAACTAGAGAATTTCACTAGTGGACTGCTTGTAGTTCAACCAGCCGTCATGACGAATAGCTCCGGTGCGGTCGTGCTGCGTTAAAGAGCGGCCATCCATCATGATGCCAGCTGGTTCGTTTCACTTGAGTGAATTAACTTGCCAGCTAACGTCAATTCCATCAATCCAAAGGTAGACTGATAAACTCTCAATGAAAATTGAAATGCTTTTCTCTCAATTTACTTTGTGTAAAGGGTTGAACTTCATGTTAAAATGAGGCATCCTACCCATAgcctatatatttttattttcattgcaagATTATCCTAGCAGAGGCTGGGAACAGGGCTGGAGAGCACTGGGGATGTGAGGGTGTGGCTGAAGGACTGAGGCAGACTCTGTGACAGTGAATACAGCAGCAATTTTagttcactttttattttctcaaagcTGCTAAATTGAGATAACAAAGGGTTTAAGCTGGTGTGAAATTGGGGCAAAAAATTAACCCTAATGTCAACACGACCCTGACACAAAAGCTCCAGTAGAATCTAAATTAAacctcagtcagtcagttttaaACAATAGTTCACTGATTCATTCCCAATGTCTCTTCTTGTAATTCTACCCACTACCCAACATGCACTGGGAGGTTTCTAAGGTGACCCTGACAGTCAACAAACATGGCTGCAGGGAGCTCTCACCAACACGAGTGAGTAATGTTTCTGATTTTTATACTGCAGACTGTTAAAGTCTAAaccacattaaaatgtattcagatgcGATTTACCTTTTACTAAATATGAACGTTTGATTACTATAACACAGCGGGGAAATCTTTTCCGTTGGTTGTTCAGAACACTCtttgtctgctctctctgtcctgcCACGCAGAAAGTGATGCATTTCATATTGTCGGGCTTGTTTTGATTAAAGTGCAGCTTGAAACAGGTTTCAGTATTTGAACTCAACCAAactaaaatgaactaaaacGACCACCAGCAGCTGAGGGATTCTTCATAATGATGAAGCTTGTATAAACTGAATGTGTACTTTCTAAgtccattaaaatatgaaagCCACACGACTCTTCTCCAGTTCGCTTTATTTTTGTCTATCTTGCCTTCATCGGGTATTAGTCATGTGACCTAACAAGATAAACATAAATCACCATAAACACAAGGTCAACTTCCCAATATTAGAatcatttttttcaaacttaGTTTTTACTTAATAGAATATTTATGGTTTGATGATAAAGGTTTacaagaaaaatagaaatggccataaatacaacattagaaaacatgttttacaaaatataatcttCGTCTTAACCCATGAATTGGTAAAAACAGTATATTCATATCTCCTccatctgatagataggatcaATTACCTATTATTCTTctcaaattatttgttttttcaattttaaaacaGATGCCTGCAAATACAGTTCCTCATTGAACCCTCTTTGAGTGTCCAATTTAGAAATCCCAAATGCCTTCCTTTGAGCAAACCTGTTGTTTAGGGAATAAAGCATAATATGTTGGACAAGAGTTTAGCtacttgtttgattttgatgGACAGATAATAATTTCTTTCATACAATAGTTTTAAGTCTAAATCACTTTTATATTAATTCTTTGTcctcatttcattttctcagtGCTGACGAACAGCAACCTTGAAGTGCTGCACAGAAATAAAATTTGCAACTAAAGTTGAACAAAATTAAACTCCGAAACCAAAGCCCGAAGAGATAAAAGACGTGATAAGAGATTCGTTGGACTCAGCTTCTGGGTATTTTACAAATTTGGAACCAGACCTCGGTCCACAGTGTCTGAAAACGAAGCTAACTATCTTCTTATATTCGCTCCTAGGCGATGCTGCTCCCACATCCCAACGTTCTCAGCCCG
This sequence is a window from Siniperca chuatsi isolate FFG_IHB_CAS linkage group LG5, ASM2008510v1, whole genome shotgun sequence. Protein-coding genes within it:
- the LOC122876572 gene encoding GRAM domain-containing protein 2B isoform X3, producing the protein MENYTADDLFRFNRKSAMSKPSCAPSNTPGHHRSKTFDHSLLTQVQTESDSKVERKKSHYSQLSKSNCQYHKIFKEISKEEQLRQSYTCALQKDILYQGRMFVSDHWICFHSKVFGKDTKIAIPVMSVSHIKKTKTAILVPNALVIATANDRYVFVSLLSRDNTYKLLMSVCLHLEEKSPCSSPIPSSAENSFRGQRSPLSPRFPLSFPGEFSDLDGAVIQRRQEMEESSSSDSQTPDYEKIAEFPVPQFLDVVKRTDSAAPPERPDQQHKVSIQHQNQQSSDNKQHDAHHAVSELVIDSRTLKAVSLNTLLFVYLFLVCVLVLSSCYLAFKIVSLEQRLTKLGSVTEFNQENDFLRGSDVNTELFSELLTINLMKLEKVQKNLQRLLDEAA
- the LOC122876572 gene encoding GRAM domain-containing protein 2B isoform X2, encoding MTEQCVSRQTSQEDSRKCNRGTAKHEERDYHSDVCSSENMEERQKYERAVSESLQAVDPNQQELSGRRKPALVRSKTFDHSLLTQVQTESDSKVERKKSHYSQLSKSNCQYHKIFKEISKEEQLRQSYTCALQKDILYQGRMFVSDHWICFHSKVFGKDTKIAIPVMSVSHIKKTKTAILVPNALVIATANDRYVFVSLLSRDNTYKLLMSVCLHLEEKSPCSSPIPSSAENSFRGQRSPLSPRFPLSFPGEFSDLDGAVIQRRQEMEESSSSDSQTPDYEKIAEFPVPQFLDVVKRTDSAAPPERPDQQHKVSIQHQNQQSSDNKQHDAHHAVSELVIDSRTLKAVSLNTLLFVYLFLVCVLVLSSCYLAFKIVSLEQRLTKLGSVTEFNQENDFLRGSDVNTELFSELLTINLMKLEKVQKNLQRLLDEAA